In one Trichlorobacter lovleyi SZ genomic region, the following are encoded:
- a CDS encoding tetratricopeptide repeat protein, with the protein MYSILICAALGVIVLLVAMLGFKLAWWGALLIGLVVFSLAFFFLSRYISKQLMTILEQAGKDLQGQRFEKAIREMKEALRFGSWQLYVTDQINSQIGMAYYIRRDFSNAFPYLEKSFFKNWVAMGMLAICYMKRQKRDKMEKTFEKAVQWNGKESLLWNLYAYCLAEECGDKSKAIAVLEKGLKKMPGDSAITENLENLQAGRKVKMRSFGDPWYQFHLESLGQLQKHQMAAMGGRMQKRMTVRR; encoded by the coding sequence ATGTATTCGATTTTGATCTGTGCTGCCCTTGGGGTGATTGTTTTGCTTGTTGCCATGCTGGGGTTCAAGCTGGCCTGGTGGGGCGCCCTGCTGATTGGCCTGGTGGTCTTTTCCCTCGCCTTCTTCTTTCTGTCCCGCTACATCAGCAAGCAGCTAATGACGATTCTTGAACAGGCCGGCAAAGACCTGCAGGGGCAGCGCTTTGAAAAGGCGATTCGTGAAATGAAAGAGGCCTTGAGGTTTGGCTCCTGGCAACTGTATGTGACCGATCAGATCAATTCCCAGATCGGTATGGCATACTATATCCGGCGTGACTTCTCCAACGCCTTCCCTTATCTGGAGAAGTCATTTTTCAAAAACTGGGTAGCAATGGGAATGCTTGCCATCTGCTACATGAAGCGCCAGAAACGCGACAAGATGGAGAAGACCTTTGAGAAGGCCGTTCAGTGGAACGGCAAGGAATCGTTGCTCTGGAACCTGTATGCCTACTGTCTGGCAGAGGAGTGTGGCGATAAGTCAAAGGCGATTGCCGTGCTTGAAAAAGGCCTTAAAAAAATGCCCGGTGATAGTGCTATAACAGAAAATCTTGAGAACCTGCAGGCAGGGCGCAAGGTGAAAATGCGCAGTTTTGGCGACCCCTGGTATCAGTTTCACCTTGAAAGTCTTGGCCAGCTGCAGAAGCATCAGATGGCTGCCATGGGGGGACGTATGCAGAAGCGGATGACGGTGCGGCGATGA
- a CDS encoding response regulator, whose amino-acid sequence MNAAGSQPDQTPELWLMGVRPDQGRDAIIREYLAAAGYGTRLATVDQIGADRPLGIVLDISPHSSDGWGLLLQIKSDPAYRNIPVLPVFLSEKGKVGGVFPVAGFFTLPVDEQYLFERLAVYGLTEEVETWDLQALVVSRSGEEKLSKMIESVGFEVVKGYTGKEALALVSLHPKYLAFSNLMLPDMSAFELLEKFRLFPYSHNMPVFVLLKDELREGEKAAMSREIAHLVSKKQLSKEEFLKYLRNRS is encoded by the coding sequence ATGAATGCCGCCGGGAGCCAGCCGGATCAAACCCCGGAGTTGTGGCTTATGGGGGTGCGCCCTGACCAGGGTCGTGACGCAATTATTCGGGAATATCTCGCTGCTGCCGGCTATGGAACCCGCCTGGCAACTGTCGATCAGATCGGGGCTGACCGCCCGCTGGGTATTGTGCTGGATATCTCGCCCCATTCATCTGACGGCTGGGGGCTGTTGCTGCAGATTAAAAGTGATCCCGCTTACCGCAATATTCCGGTGCTGCCGGTGTTCCTGAGTGAAAAAGGGAAGGTTGGCGGCGTTTTTCCGGTTGCCGGCTTTTTTACCCTTCCTGTTGATGAGCAGTATCTGTTCGAGCGTCTTGCCGTCTATGGCCTGACCGAAGAGGTTGAAACCTGGGATTTGCAGGCCCTTGTGGTGTCGCGCTCCGGGGAAGAAAAACTGTCGAAAATGATTGAGTCGGTCGGCTTTGAAGTGGTTAAGGGCTATACCGGCAAAGAGGCCTTGGCTCTGGTCTCGCTTCATCCCAAATATCTTGCCTTCAGCAACCTGATGTTGCCGGATATGTCGGCCTTTGAACTGCTGGAAAAATTCCGTCTGTTTCCCTACAGTCACAACATGCCGGTTTTTGTGCTGCTGAAGGATGAACTGAGGGAGGGGGAAAAAGCGGCCATGAGTCGTGAAATTGCCCACCTAGTCAGCAAGAAACAACTGAGTAAAGAGGAGTTTCTAAAATATCTGCGGAATCGCTCCTGA
- a CDS encoding peptidylprolyl isomerase — translation MNHLRLLSLASLLSISLLGGCASTPDVITDTAKQQPPTLTVPKLAPLPAGAKRINGVAAIVNDDIITFREVLRESQAVIQDAQKKGLVDDTARHNLRVMVLDRLIEKLLTEQKIKELGIKIGDDEIRQAIDDVKRQNNNMTQSQLEAALKSQGYTFAQYEVQLREQLERLRLVSMEVRSKIYVSEKEAEEYYQSHLSSYAEEETFKASHIFIKVDEKAPADQIQQAMNKALKVLFEARQGKDFAQLAREYSDDAAAKKDGGSLGTFKRGEMLADLEKAILPLKPGEVGELVSTPSGLHIVKLDERSSGKVKPFETVKADISDLLYRQKQDSRFTSWMKELRTKASIEIKDGTGLI, via the coding sequence ATGAATCATCTTCGCCTGCTTTCCCTTGCCTCCCTCCTGAGCATATCTCTGCTGGGAGGTTGCGCATCCACCCCCGATGTCATAACAGACACCGCCAAACAGCAACCACCAACCCTTACGGTGCCAAAACTCGCACCGCTTCCAGCCGGCGCCAAGCGTATTAATGGTGTTGCAGCCATTGTCAATGACGATATCATCACCTTCCGGGAGGTACTGCGCGAATCCCAGGCGGTCATTCAGGATGCCCAGAAAAAAGGGCTCGTGGATGACACGGCTCGTCACAATCTGCGCGTCATGGTGCTAGACCGGCTGATTGAGAAACTCCTGACCGAGCAGAAGATTAAAGAACTGGGTATCAAGATCGGTGATGATGAAATCCGCCAAGCCATTGATGACGTCAAGCGCCAGAACAACAATATGACCCAGAGTCAACTGGAGGCAGCGCTTAAATCCCAGGGCTACACGTTTGCCCAGTATGAGGTCCAGCTCCGCGAACAGTTGGAACGGCTGCGTCTGGTGAGTATGGAAGTTCGCTCAAAGATATATGTCAGCGAAAAGGAAGCGGAAGAGTATTATCAGTCCCATCTGAGCAGTTATGCCGAAGAAGAGACCTTCAAGGCCAGTCACATCTTTATCAAGGTTGACGAAAAGGCCCCCGCCGATCAGATTCAACAGGCCATGAACAAGGCCCTGAAGGTGCTGTTTGAGGCCCGGCAGGGCAAGGACTTTGCTCAACTAGCCAGGGAATACTCCGACGACGCGGCGGCAAAGAAGGATGGTGGCAGCCTGGGAACGTTTAAACGGGGAGAGATGCTGGCGGACCTTGAAAAGGCGATCCTGCCGCTCAAACCGGGCGAGGTCGGCGAACTGGTTTCAACCCCGTCCGGATTGCACATTGTTAAGCTGGATGAGCGCTCAAGCGGTAAAGTCAAGCCCTTTGAGACCGTCAAGGCCGATATCTCAGACCTGCTCTACCGCCAGAAGCAGGATAGCCGCTTTACCTCCTGGATGAAGGAACTGCGGACAAAGGCCAGCATCGAGATCAAAGACGGGACCGGACTTATCTGA
- a CDS encoding peptidylprolyl isomerase, translating to MNIRTLLSVTVTVIATAGLVACQGGGSSSSSTSSKDAKVIATVNGAKITSEDFDREVKALPEYIRAMADTPQGKKEMIDTLVMRELILQQAAKDGVDKGKEIEEKLAELKKRIIVDTYLKKKVEAESKISDDELKKFYEQNLDKFKAGEQIRASHILVKSEQEAQSILEQLKKGANFEELAKTKSADSSAAKGGDLGWFGKGNMVPAFEKAAFGLKEGQLSGIVKSDFGYHIIKLTGKRAAGTRPLDEVKEQIKGAIMPQKQQQVFMKLKEDLKKGAKIELTDAQPAAPAAKPAAPAPAPAAEKK from the coding sequence GTGAACATCCGTACTTTGCTTAGCGTAACCGTTACCGTCATTGCCACCGCAGGCCTGGTTGCCTGCCAGGGCGGCGGTTCCAGCAGCAGCTCAACCAGCAGCAAGGATGCCAAGGTAATTGCCACCGTCAACGGTGCGAAGATTACCAGTGAAGACTTTGACCGTGAAGTCAAGGCGTTGCCTGAGTATATCCGTGCCATGGCAGACACCCCGCAGGGCAAAAAAGAGATGATCGACACACTGGTCATGCGTGAACTGATCCTGCAGCAGGCTGCCAAAGACGGCGTTGACAAGGGCAAGGAAATTGAAGAAAAACTTGCTGAACTCAAGAAGCGGATCATTGTCGACACCTACCTCAAGAAAAAGGTTGAAGCCGAATCCAAAATCAGCGATGACGAGTTGAAGAAGTTTTATGAGCAGAATCTTGACAAATTCAAGGCAGGTGAGCAGATCCGCGCCAGCCACATCCTGGTCAAGAGTGAGCAGGAAGCACAGTCAATCCTGGAGCAACTCAAGAAAGGGGCCAACTTTGAAGAGCTGGCCAAGACCAAATCTGCAGACTCATCTGCTGCTAAAGGGGGTGACCTGGGCTGGTTCGGCAAGGGCAACATGGTGCCGGCCTTTGAAAAGGCAGCCTTTGGCCTGAAAGAGGGGCAACTGTCCGGTATTGTCAAGAGCGACTTCGGTTACCACATCATCAAGCTGACCGGCAAGCGTGCTGCCGGAACCCGCCCTCTGGATGAGGTAAAAGAGCAGATCAAGGGTGCCATCATGCCCCAGAAGCAGCAACAGGTATTCATGAAGCTGAAAGAAGACCTGAAAAAAGGCGCCAAGATCGAGCTGACCGATGCACAACCGGCTGCCCCGGCTGCCAAGCCTGCCGCTCCAGCTCCAGCTCCTGCAGCAGAAAAGAAATAA
- the mfd gene encoding transcription-repair coupling factor: MPEPTPSQRCPVAAIARLAEQLRHGAHPATLTGLAGSAPALAVAELSRLLPRQIVVIAADQAAADELTRELLFFNAVNVSPFPAWDTCPFEAASPHPDISGARLETLQRLLQGSPCTVVAPVAALMQRIIPRSLLTGASCAIKPGDEPDREALLEGLVRMGYTNCPLVEERGSFAVRGGILDIFPPSLPRPVRIEFFGDTVETLRSFDPLNQRSLESLTCLNLLPSRELILSPAALQEFIPRLKERADQLDIPADRRRQLVSELQGAGYPPGVEFLQPLFHPGLQSFFAYLNNPLLVLQEPDLLRQAAQQHQTDVTSGVQKAAAEERLHPAPYQLYLTQDEFSQLLDQQQTLALRRLTVAGESSADLVQIRSEDNSDLRISMARDQQHLLGPLAERLKQWHAANWRTLVVCHHPSQAERLQELLTPYGISCSLGTTDPFGPEAPSVHTDLLLVIGELSRGFRLPESKLAVIAEEELFGKRTRRKSGVTALRTKQILASLAELKPGDAMVHVDHGIGIYRGLQHLKTGAVEGDFLLLEYAGNDKLYLPIDRLGLVQRYAGGEGATPAPARLGGPGWEKTRSKARKNIEELAAELLEVYAKRQASQGYSFSPPDELFREFEATFPWEETPDQLSAIQDVLGDMQHSRPMDRLVCGDVGYGKTEVALRAAFKAVLDGKQVALLVPTTILAQQHFETFSTRLKDYPVSIEMLSRFRSVKEQKISLERLKEGKLDIIIGTHRLLQKDVSFKDLGLLIVDEEQRFGVKDKERLKQYRASVDIMTLTATPIPRTLHLSMLGIRDLSIIDTPPVDRQAIKTVVARDTDDLIRDAITRELERGGQVFYVHNRAHSIGIVAERLRQLVPQARISVAHGQMEEKELEKVMLTFMHGQSDLLLTTTIIESGLDIPRANTMLVDRADTFGLSQLYQLRGRIGRSTVKSYAYLLIPGQGSITQDARERLKIIQDISELGAGFRIATHDLELRGAGDMLGPRQSGTVADIGFELYTQMLEEAIAGLKGEDLEERCEPEINLAIAAFIPETYIPDTNQRLVLYKRLVQADSNDDVAEVVSEMHDRYGRPPLAAQTLARIMELRIRLKQLKILKVDADGKRLCLAFHPRTAVSPETLINLIRTAPAIYQFTPDHRLLVTLPVNSSNNDTLEALASALTLLGA; encoded by the coding sequence ATGCCTGAACCCACACCATCACAACGCTGCCCTGTAGCGGCTATAGCACGCCTGGCTGAACAACTGCGGCATGGCGCACATCCGGCAACCCTGACCGGGCTGGCCGGTTCAGCTCCTGCCCTGGCAGTTGCTGAACTTTCCCGGCTTCTCCCGCGCCAGATCGTTGTCATTGCGGCTGATCAGGCAGCCGCCGACGAACTGACCCGTGAGCTGCTGTTTTTCAACGCCGTTAACGTCAGTCCCTTTCCGGCCTGGGATACCTGCCCGTTCGAGGCCGCCTCGCCCCACCCCGACATCAGTGGAGCCCGGCTGGAGACATTACAACGCCTGCTGCAGGGCAGTCCCTGCACCGTTGTCGCGCCGGTGGCTGCCCTGATGCAGCGGATCATCCCCCGCTCCCTTCTGACCGGGGCGTCCTGTGCCATCAAACCGGGTGATGAGCCTGACCGCGAAGCCCTGCTGGAAGGGCTGGTTAGGATGGGTTATACCAACTGCCCTCTGGTGGAAGAGCGGGGCAGCTTTGCCGTGCGGGGAGGAATTCTTGACATCTTCCCTCCCAGCTTGCCACGGCCGGTCCGGATTGAATTCTTTGGCGACACCGTCGAGACCCTGCGCAGCTTTGATCCGCTGAACCAGCGTTCGCTGGAATCACTCACCTGCCTGAACCTGCTGCCTTCACGGGAACTGATACTTTCCCCGGCAGCGTTACAGGAGTTTATCCCGCGCCTGAAAGAACGCGCCGACCAGCTTGATATCCCGGCCGACCGGCGTCGCCAGCTGGTGTCCGAGTTGCAGGGGGCCGGCTATCCCCCTGGCGTCGAATTTCTCCAGCCGCTCTTCCATCCCGGCCTGCAATCATTTTTCGCCTACCTGAACAACCCGCTGCTGGTACTGCAGGAACCTGATCTGTTACGCCAAGCAGCCCAACAGCATCAGACGGACGTTACAAGCGGCGTCCAGAAAGCAGCGGCCGAAGAACGGCTGCACCCAGCCCCGTACCAGCTGTACCTGACCCAGGACGAGTTTTCCCAGCTGCTTGACCAACAGCAGACGCTTGCCTTAAGGCGTCTGACTGTTGCCGGCGAAAGCAGCGCCGATCTGGTACAGATCAGGTCTGAAGACAACTCGGATCTGCGGATCAGCATGGCGCGAGATCAACAGCATCTGCTCGGCCCGCTGGCGGAACGTCTGAAGCAGTGGCATGCCGCGAACTGGCGGACCCTGGTGGTCTGTCACCATCCCAGCCAGGCCGAACGGCTGCAGGAGCTGCTCACCCCCTACGGCATCAGCTGCAGCCTCGGCACCACCGACCCCTTCGGTCCGGAAGCGCCCTCCGTTCATACTGACCTGCTGTTGGTAATCGGTGAACTGTCCCGTGGTTTCAGGCTGCCGGAATCAAAGCTGGCGGTTATTGCCGAGGAAGAGCTGTTCGGCAAGCGGACCCGCCGCAAGAGTGGTGTCACGGCCCTGCGTACCAAACAGATCCTGGCCTCGCTGGCAGAACTCAAACCGGGTGATGCCATGGTCCACGTTGATCACGGCATCGGCATCTACCGCGGTCTGCAGCACCTGAAGACCGGTGCGGTCGAAGGCGACTTCCTCCTGTTGGAGTATGCGGGCAACGACAAGCTCTATCTGCCGATTGACCGGCTGGGACTGGTGCAACGCTATGCTGGCGGCGAAGGAGCGACACCAGCACCGGCCAGACTGGGAGGTCCCGGCTGGGAAAAAACTCGCAGCAAGGCCCGTAAAAACATCGAAGAGCTGGCCGCCGAGCTGCTGGAGGTTTACGCCAAGCGTCAGGCCAGCCAGGGCTACAGCTTTTCGCCCCCTGATGAGCTGTTCAGAGAGTTTGAGGCCACCTTCCCCTGGGAGGAGACCCCGGACCAGCTTTCTGCCATTCAGGATGTGCTGGGCGACATGCAGCACTCCCGCCCGATGGACCGCCTGGTTTGTGGCGATGTCGGCTACGGCAAGACGGAAGTGGCGCTGCGGGCGGCCTTCAAAGCGGTGCTGGACGGCAAACAGGTTGCCCTGCTGGTCCCCACCACCATCCTGGCCCAGCAGCATTTCGAGACCTTCAGCACGCGCCTGAAGGATTACCCGGTTTCCATTGAAATGCTCTCCCGTTTCCGCAGTGTAAAAGAACAAAAGATCAGCCTGGAGCGGCTTAAGGAGGGCAAGCTGGATATTATCATCGGCACCCACCGCCTGCTGCAGAAAGATGTCAGCTTCAAGGACCTGGGGCTATTGATCGTGGACGAAGAACAGCGTTTCGGGGTCAAGGACAAGGAACGGCTCAAGCAGTACCGGGCCAGCGTTGATATCATGACCCTGACCGCCACGCCGATCCCACGCACCCTGCACCTCTCCATGCTGGGCATCCGCGACCTCTCGATCATCGACACCCCGCCGGTTGACCGCCAGGCGATCAAGACCGTGGTGGCACGGGATACCGATGACCTGATCAGGGATGCCATCACCCGTGAGCTGGAGCGGGGTGGCCAGGTCTTTTATGTCCATAACCGGGCCCACTCCATCGGCATTGTGGCAGAGCGGTTGCGGCAACTGGTACCCCAGGCTCGGATCAGTGTGGCCCACGGCCAGATGGAGGAAAAAGAACTGGAAAAGGTAATGCTCACCTTCATGCATGGCCAGAGCGACCTGCTGTTGACGACAACGATCATCGAATCCGGGCTTGATATTCCCCGTGCCAACACCATGCTGGTGGACCGGGCCGACACCTTCGGACTGTCGCAGCTCTACCAGCTGAGGGGCCGGATCGGCCGTTCCACGGTCAAAAGCTACGCCTACCTGCTGATCCCCGGGCAGGGCAGCATTACTCAGGACGCACGGGAACGTTTGAAGATCATACAGGACATTTCCGAGCTGGGGGCCGGCTTCAGAATCGCCACCCACGACCTTGAACTGCGCGGGGCCGGTGACATGCTGGGACCGCGCCAGTCCGGCACCGTTGCTGACATCGGCTTTGAGCTGTACACCCAGATGCTGGAAGAGGCGATCGCCGGACTAAAGGGCGAAGACCTTGAGGAGCGCTGTGAACCGGAGATTAATCTGGCGATTGCCGCCTTTATCCCTGAAACCTACATCCCGGATACCAACCAGCGGCTGGTCTTGTACAAGCGCCTGGTACAGGCCGATTCAAATGACGATGTGGCAGAGGTGGTCAGCGAGATGCATGATCGCTATGGCCGTCCTCCGCTGGCGGCCCAGACCCTGGCCCGGATCATGGAGCTGCGCATCAGACTCAAACAGCTTAAGATTCTAAAGGTTGACGCCGACGGCAAGCGCCTCTGCCTGGCTTTTCACCCCAGAACCGCTGTCAGCCCGGAGACCCTGATCAACCTGATCCGTACTGCACCGGCCATCTACCAGTTTACTCCGGACCACCGCCTCCTAGTAACCTTACCGGTGAACAGCTCAAACAACGATACCCTTGAGGCCCTGGCTTCCGCACTCACACTGCTTGGCGCCTGA
- a CDS encoding MXAN_5187 C-terminal domain-containing protein, whose product MGIAEDLLIFENRLKELITRYEQFFMGLEKREPLKLLEEVEKLVRRYATTPINNTMHKHRYNNLVARFNSYRQHWNRILREIEEGRYSRDRFKAELHESSRSTKAARSEQQPAPQDQELDRIYAELLEARRSCKLPVDGMTREQLAATLDKQRPLISQKLGTSDIQFRVVVEGGKPKIKAGTKHKASHE is encoded by the coding sequence ATGGGAATTGCTGAAGACCTGCTCATATTTGAGAATCGCCTGAAAGAACTGATCACCCGTTATGAACAGTTCTTTATGGGCCTTGAAAAGCGGGAACCGCTTAAGCTGCTGGAAGAAGTTGAAAAACTCGTTCGCCGCTACGCCACCACACCGATCAACAACACGATGCACAAGCACCGTTACAACAATCTGGTAGCCCGCTTCAACAGCTACCGCCAGCACTGGAACCGTATCCTGCGGGAGATTGAAGAAGGGCGGTACTCACGGGACCGCTTCAAGGCTGAACTGCACGAAAGCAGCCGTAGCACCAAAGCGGCCCGGAGTGAACAACAGCCGGCACCACAGGACCAGGAGCTTGACCGGATTTATGCAGAGCTGCTGGAAGCCCGCCGCAGCTGTAAACTGCCGGTTGACGGCATGACCCGTGAACAGTTGGCTGCGACATTGGACAAACAGCGGCCGCTGATCTCACAGAAACTGGGCACCAGCGACATCCAGTTCCGGGTGGTGGTTGAGGGAGGCAAACCCAAGATCAAGGCCGGCACAAAGCACAAGGCGTCCCACGAGTAA
- the glmU gene encoding bifunctional UDP-N-acetylglucosamine diphosphorylase/glucosamine-1-phosphate N-acetyltransferase GlmU — protein MAISAALILAAGKGTRMKSALVKVLHELAGRPMLGWPLAAAREAGAGQIVIVAGHQADQVQKRFGADAGIRIALQEEQLGTGHAVSCSLDQLDGLSGAVLILCGDTPLLTAATLQRLAAEHAASGAAVTVLTAKLDRPFGYGRIVRDSEGRVRRIVEQKDASPEEQAIDEVNSGIYCMELEFLRSHIGRLGSENAQNEYYLTDLVGIAVAEHAGCSAVVADDPDEIMGVNDRVQLAHAARVLRQRVNLQLMLAGVTLIDPDQTYIDADVQVGNDTIIWPGCVLRGATSIGSGCTLENNVRVSDCVIADRVQLKAGSVLSEAQVAEDVSVGPMAHLRPGSVLQAQVKIGNFVETKKVVMGTGSKASHLTYLGDAEIGSDVNIGCGTITCNYDGRHKHKTVIGDGVFVGSDVQLVAPVTVGANALIAAGTTVTQDVPPDSLAIARTPQVNKTGWCLKKRDNG, from the coding sequence ATGGCAATAAGCGCAGCGTTAATACTTGCAGCGGGTAAAGGAACCCGGATGAAGTCAGCCCTGGTCAAGGTTCTGCACGAGCTTGCCGGCAGGCCGATGCTGGGTTGGCCGCTGGCTGCAGCCCGCGAGGCAGGGGCCGGGCAGATTGTGATTGTTGCCGGTCATCAGGCCGATCAGGTGCAGAAACGCTTTGGCGCTGATGCAGGCATCAGGATCGCTCTGCAGGAGGAACAGCTGGGCACCGGCCACGCCGTTTCATGTTCGCTGGATCAGTTGGATGGTCTGAGTGGAGCGGTGCTGATCCTGTGCGGTGACACCCCGCTGCTGACAGCGGCAACCCTGCAGCGTCTGGCCGCTGAGCATGCCGCATCCGGTGCTGCCGTGACGGTGCTGACCGCGAAACTGGACAGGCCGTTCGGCTACGGCCGGATTGTCAGGGACAGCGAGGGGCGGGTACGGCGGATTGTTGAACAAAAGGATGCCAGCCCTGAAGAACAGGCCATTGACGAGGTCAACAGCGGTATCTACTGCATGGAGCTGGAATTCCTGCGGTCCCATATCGGACGCCTGGGCAGCGAGAACGCTCAGAATGAATACTACCTGACGGATCTAGTGGGCATTGCCGTGGCGGAACATGCCGGTTGCAGCGCGGTGGTGGCTGATGACCCTGACGAGATCATGGGGGTGAATGACCGGGTACAGCTGGCCCATGCCGCCAGAGTACTGAGACAGCGGGTCAACCTGCAGTTGATGCTTGCCGGGGTGACCCTGATTGATCCGGATCAGACCTATATTGATGCCGATGTACAGGTGGGGAATGATACAATTATCTGGCCCGGCTGTGTCCTGCGTGGCGCTACCAGCATCGGTTCCGGCTGCACACTGGAGAACAATGTCCGGGTCAGCGATTGCGTGATTGCCGACCGGGTCCAGCTCAAGGCCGGTAGCGTGCTGTCTGAAGCACAGGTCGCTGAAGATGTCTCGGTCGGCCCGATGGCCCATCTCCGGCCCGGGTCGGTGCTGCAGGCCCAGGTCAAGATCGGCAACTTCGTGGAGACAAAAAAGGTGGTGATGGGGACCGGTTCCAAGGCCTCCCACCTGACCTACCTGGGGGATGCCGAGATCGGCAGTGACGTCAATATCGGTTGCGGTACCATCACCTGCAATTACGATGGCAGGCACAAACATAAGACCGTAATCGGCGATGGTGTCTTTGTGGGCAGTGATGTACAACTGGTGGCGCCGGTGACAGTAGGGGCCAATGCCTTGATCGCTGCCGGTACCACCGTGACGCAGGATGTACCGCCTGATTCCCTTGCCATAGCCCGCACGCCGCAGGTTAACAAGACAGGCTGGTGCCTGAAAAAGAGAGACAATGGCTGA